One Nocardioides luti DNA window includes the following coding sequences:
- a CDS encoding VOC family protein — MTGTGADWRTIDGVTTAWFDAASLTEGAALAARVLEVAPDSAVDLRTTGLRVRLAAATYAEAVAAAARDLGLRAAPGALQQLDVVLESPDPSAVTPFWQGVLDHVPAGDDLVDPLRRHPELRIRPSDEPRPLRNRIHLDVVRPAAVVERLGLGDGAGPWEVRHADADGNEVDLVPGDPLGETGATADWQTVFGSMACYRTTSPAQQRDLAAAAARLADAAGFPLLVDLRPGLVVLDSGKDLADADAHGLDLDFADLAADLQAAARDLGATADPDLPRFVQVFLDAADVEAVRAFWLAALGYLPDRRDGVSDIVDPRRLDPELVFQQLDTSDTERRRQRNRLHVELTVPSDVAGARADRAVAAGGRLLDDADGRWRVADPEGNELVVVAGS; from the coding sequence ATGACAGGCACGGGGGCTGACTGGCGGACCATCGACGGCGTGACGACGGCATGGTTCGACGCCGCGTCACTGACCGAGGGCGCGGCCCTGGCCGCACGCGTCCTGGAGGTCGCGCCGGACAGCGCGGTCGACCTGCGCACGACCGGCCTGCGCGTCCGGCTCGCGGCGGCGACGTACGCCGAGGCGGTCGCGGCAGCCGCCCGCGACCTCGGACTGCGGGCCGCCCCGGGCGCGCTGCAGCAGCTCGACGTCGTCCTGGAGTCGCCCGACCCGTCTGCGGTGACGCCGTTCTGGCAGGGCGTGCTCGACCACGTGCCGGCGGGTGACGACCTGGTCGACCCGCTGCGACGCCACCCGGAGCTGCGGATCCGTCCGTCGGACGAACCACGCCCGCTCCGGAACAGGATCCACCTCGACGTCGTGCGCCCGGCCGCGGTGGTCGAGCGACTGGGTCTCGGGGACGGCGCCGGGCCCTGGGAGGTCCGGCACGCCGACGCCGACGGCAACGAGGTCGACCTGGTGCCCGGCGACCCGCTCGGCGAGACCGGGGCGACGGCCGACTGGCAGACGGTCTTCGGCTCGATGGCGTGCTACCGCACCACGTCCCCGGCGCAGCAGCGCGACCTGGCCGCGGCGGCGGCACGGCTGGCGGACGCCGCGGGCTTCCCGCTTCTGGTGGATCTCCGCCCCGGGCTCGTGGTCCTCGACAGCGGCAAGGACCTGGCGGACGCCGACGCCCACGGCCTGGACCTCGACTTCGCCGACCTCGCTGCCGACCTCCAGGCTGCCGCCCGTGACCTGGGGGCGACGGCGGATCCGGACCTGCCGCGCTTCGTCCAGGTCTTCCTCGACGCCGCCGACGTCGAGGCGGTGCGCGCGTTCTGGCTCGCCGCGCTGGGCTACCTCCCCGACCGCCGCGACGGCGTCAGCGACATCGTCGACCCGCGCCGGCTCGACCCCGAGCTGGTGTTCCAGCAGCTCGACACGTCGGACACCGAGCGCCGTCGCCAGCGCAACCGCCTGCACGTCGAGCTCACCGTCCCCTCCGACGTCGCCGGGGCACGCGCAGACCGCGCGGTGGCGGCCGGCGGCCGCCTCCTCGACGACGCGGACGGCCGTTGGCGGGTCGCCGACCCCGAGGGCAACGAGCTGGTCGTCGTCGCTGGCTCCTGA
- a CDS encoding alpha/beta fold hydrolase, with product MTTWRDTPTTTIAIDGTTFAYRELGAGSGVPVVLLHHFTAVLNDWDPAIVDGLAAEHRVIAFDNRGVGGTGSRVPHDIERMGADAIAFIRALGLEQVDLFGFSLGGAVAQMVALQAPDLVRRMVLAGTGPRGGGGIWKMPFIVGGAYAKAFATRKDPRHFLFFPRDRAGRAAAEEYFARLGERTQDRDRPISRQAALAQLRAITTAGLHAPDDLSAITVPVLVANGDHDLMVASEHSADMARRLPDAKLVVYPDSGHGGVFQHHEKFVPEVLAFLAD from the coding sequence ATGACGACCTGGCGCGACACGCCCACCACGACCATCGCGATCGACGGCACGACGTTCGCCTACCGCGAGCTCGGAGCAGGATCCGGCGTACCGGTGGTCCTCCTGCACCACTTCACTGCCGTCCTAAACGACTGGGACCCGGCGATCGTCGACGGCCTCGCCGCGGAGCACCGCGTGATCGCCTTCGACAACCGCGGCGTCGGTGGGACCGGCTCCCGCGTCCCGCACGACATCGAGCGGATGGGGGCCGACGCGATCGCCTTCATCAGGGCGCTCGGGCTCGAGCAGGTGGACCTCTTCGGGTTCTCGCTGGGCGGCGCGGTCGCCCAGATGGTCGCGCTGCAGGCCCCCGACCTGGTGCGTCGGATGGTGCTCGCCGGCACCGGCCCGCGCGGCGGCGGTGGCATCTGGAAGATGCCGTTCATCGTGGGAGGCGCCTACGCCAAGGCCTTCGCGACCCGCAAGGACCCCCGCCACTTCCTCTTCTTCCCGCGCGACCGCGCGGGCAGGGCCGCGGCGGAGGAGTACTTCGCCCGTCTGGGCGAGCGCACCCAGGACCGCGACCGCCCGATCTCACGGCAGGCGGCCCTGGCGCAGCTGCGCGCGATCACCACGGCGGGCCTCCATGCGCCCGACGACCTGTCCGCGATCACGGTGCCCGTCCTGGTCGCCAACGGCGACCACGACCTCATGGTCGCCAGCGAGCACTCGGCCGACATGGCCCGCCGGCTGCCGGACGCGAAGCTCGTCGTCTACCCCGACTCGGGCCACGGCGGCGTCTTCCAGCACCACGAGAAGTTCGTGCCCGAGGTGCTCGCCTTCCTGGCCGACTGA
- a CDS encoding SDR family NAD(P)-dependent oxidoreductase, producing MTERRRRPYDLTDKVVLVTGGNGGIGAATGRELLRRGARLVVADLDPGTPRRAEALGADRVLGCVADVRDRSSLDEVVARAVGRFGRVDVVMANAGLLATAATLRNTPVADVETTLAVNVTGVVNTVAAGLDEVIRNEGQVVLMSSVFAFVNGMGTIPYAMSKAAVEQLGRGLRVELADHGVTVLTAYFSLVETEMIRHGVDEDDVVTALLATLPAPMLARISPAAAATAIADGLERRSPRVVRPGVWRPVSALRGLVGPALDARFAGDRRVLDVLARLDARPTPTRPTPTRP from the coding sequence ATGACCGAACGCCGACGTCGTCCCTACGACCTCACGGACAAGGTCGTCCTCGTCACCGGCGGCAACGGCGGGATCGGCGCCGCGACCGGGCGCGAGCTGCTGCGGCGAGGCGCCCGCCTCGTGGTCGCGGACCTCGACCCCGGCACGCCCCGGCGGGCGGAAGCCCTCGGTGCCGACCGGGTCCTCGGCTGCGTCGCCGACGTCCGCGACCGGTCCTCGCTCGACGAGGTGGTCGCCCGGGCCGTGGGGCGCTTCGGTCGGGTCGACGTCGTGATGGCGAACGCCGGCCTGCTCGCGACGGCGGCCACCCTGCGCAACACGCCGGTCGCGGACGTCGAGACGACGCTCGCCGTCAACGTCACGGGCGTCGTGAACACGGTCGCCGCCGGGCTCGACGAGGTCATCCGGAACGAGGGCCAGGTCGTGCTGATGAGCTCGGTCTTCGCCTTCGTCAACGGGATGGGCACCATCCCCTACGCCATGAGCAAGGCCGCCGTCGAGCAGCTCGGACGCGGCCTCCGGGTGGAGCTCGCCGACCACGGCGTCACGGTGCTGACGGCGTACTTCTCGCTCGTCGAGACGGAGATGATCCGGCACGGCGTCGACGAGGACGACGTCGTGACCGCGCTGCTCGCGACGCTGCCCGCGCCCATGCTCGCCCGGATCAGCCCGGCCGCCGCCGCGACGGCCATCGCCGACGGGCTCGAGCGCCGCTCGCCCCGGGTCGTGCGTCCCGGGGTGTGGCGTCCGGTCTCGGCGCTGCGGGGTCTGGTCGGACCGGCCCTCGACGCCCGCTTCGCCGGCGACCGCCGCGTCCTCGACGTCCTCGCCCGCCTCGACGCCCGCCCCACCCCCACCCGCCCCACCCCCACCCGCCCCTGA
- a CDS encoding TetR/AcrR family transcriptional regulator yields MARYAPDHKDQTRQRMVETSARRFKRDGFDGSGIATLVADAGLTNGAFYGHFASKHDLIATVVAEQLAAQVARVETLPLGLASVEVVVDEYLSPGHRDDPGEGCPSAALLDEITRQEPAARQAYTDGARALIDAIARHLAADDVPQARDRAIGLYSLLIASLQLARAVTDLDLSDQVLASARDNAMRIVTGPAPTSGTPSSSRAAS; encoded by the coding sequence ATGGCCAGGTACGCGCCCGACCACAAGGACCAGACCCGACAGCGGATGGTCGAGACCTCCGCGCGCCGGTTCAAGCGCGACGGCTTCGACGGCTCGGGCATCGCCACGCTCGTGGCCGACGCCGGACTGACCAACGGCGCCTTCTACGGCCACTTCGCCTCCAAGCACGACCTGATCGCCACCGTCGTCGCCGAGCAGCTCGCGGCGCAGGTCGCGCGGGTCGAGACACTGCCCCTCGGTCTCGCCTCGGTCGAGGTCGTCGTCGACGAGTACCTCTCCCCCGGGCACCGCGACGACCCCGGCGAGGGCTGCCCCTCGGCCGCGCTGCTCGACGAGATCACCCGGCAGGAGCCGGCCGCGCGGCAGGCCTACACGGACGGCGCCCGGGCACTGATCGACGCGATCGCCCGGCACCTCGCGGCCGACGACGTCCCGCAGGCCCGGGACCGCGCGATCGGGCTCTACAGCCTCCTGATCGCCTCGCTCCAGCTCGCCCGCGCCGTCACCGACCTCGACCTGTCGGACCAGGTCCTTGCCTCCGCCCGCGACAACGCGATGCGGATCGTCACCGGCCCGGCCCCGACCTCCGGCACGCCCTCCTCGTCGCGGGCCGCGTCGTGA
- a CDS encoding zinc-binding dehydrogenase → MKAFTVARYGADTVQPSELPAPPVGPRDVLVDVRAASVNPLDTMLRKGEFKQLLKYRPPFVLGHDVAGVVTQVGADVRGFAVGDEVWSRPRDLRIGTFAELIAIDADDVALKPRSLSFAEAGAVPLVSLAAWQALVDVADVQPGQKVLVHAGAGGLGSTVVQLARHLGAHVATTASTKDLDKVRGLGAHEVVDYTQQDFSEVLGGYDVVLDSLGGANLDKSLAVLAPGGLAISVVGPPDPAFARQVGQPLFAPVMALLSRKVRRRAKKLGVRYSFLFMHASGAQLATLAGLYDDGTLRPVLDRTFPFDQTPEAMAYVEQGKARGKVVVTR, encoded by the coding sequence GTGAAGGCGTTCACGGTCGCGCGGTACGGCGCCGACACCGTGCAGCCGAGCGAGCTCCCGGCTCCCCCGGTCGGGCCGCGGGACGTGCTCGTCGACGTCCGGGCCGCCAGCGTCAACCCGCTCGACACGATGCTCCGCAAGGGCGAGTTCAAGCAGCTGCTGAAGTACCGTCCGCCGTTCGTCCTGGGCCACGACGTCGCGGGCGTCGTCACGCAGGTCGGCGCCGACGTGCGCGGCTTCGCGGTCGGCGACGAGGTCTGGTCCCGCCCACGCGACCTGCGGATCGGCACGTTCGCCGAGCTCATCGCCATCGACGCCGACGACGTGGCGCTCAAGCCGCGCTCGCTGTCCTTCGCCGAGGCCGGCGCCGTACCCCTCGTCTCCCTGGCCGCCTGGCAGGCCCTCGTCGACGTCGCCGACGTGCAGCCGGGCCAGAAGGTGCTCGTCCACGCCGGCGCCGGCGGCCTCGGCTCGACGGTGGTCCAGCTCGCCCGCCACCTCGGCGCCCACGTCGCCACCACCGCCAGCACCAAGGACCTCGACAAGGTCCGCGGCCTGGGCGCCCACGAGGTCGTCGACTACACGCAGCAGGACTTCTCCGAGGTGCTGGGCGGCTACGACGTCGTGCTCGACTCCCTGGGCGGCGCCAACCTCGACAAGTCCCTGGCCGTGCTCGCGCCGGGCGGCCTGGCCATCAGCGTCGTCGGCCCGCCCGACCCGGCCTTCGCCCGGCAGGTGGGCCAGCCCCTGTTCGCACCCGTCATGGCGCTGCTCAGCCGCAAGGTGCGCCGACGGGCGAAGAAGCTCGGCGTCCGCTACTCGTTCCTGTTCATGCACGCGAGCGGCGCCCAGCTCGCGACGCTCGCCGGCCTGTACGACGACGGAACCCTGCGCCCGGTGCTCGACCGCACCTTCCCCTTCGACCAGACGCCCGAGGCGATGGCGTACGTCGAGCAGGGCAAGGCGCGGGGGAAGGTCGTCGTCACCCGCTGA
- the ychF gene encoding redox-regulated ATPase YchF, whose amino-acid sequence MALTIGIVGLPNAGKSTLFNALTKNDVLAANYPFATIEPNVGVVGVPDDRLPQLAKVFGSAKVLPATVEFVDIAGIVAGASQGEGLGNKFLSHIRESSAICQVTRVFRDEDVTHVDGEVNPANDISTIQTELILADLQTVEKAVPRLEKEARGNKAVAPQLEAAKEALAHLEAGTPISSTKIDRALVRDLSLLTAKPFIFVFNCDADELADEALKAKMQEIVAPAEAIFLDAKFEAELVELDDDEEAREMLAEMGVTEPGLETLARVGFDTLGLQTYLTAGPKETRAWTIRKGDTAPEAAGVIHTDFQRGFIKAEIVSFDDLMAAGTMQKAKEAGKVRMEGKDYVMADGDVVEFRFNV is encoded by the coding sequence GTGGCACTCACCATCGGCATCGTCGGTCTCCCCAACGCGGGCAAGTCGACCCTCTTCAACGCCCTCACCAAGAACGACGTCCTCGCGGCGAACTACCCCTTCGCCACCATCGAGCCGAACGTCGGCGTCGTCGGGGTCCCCGACGACCGGCTGCCGCAGCTCGCGAAGGTGTTCGGGTCCGCGAAGGTGCTGCCCGCGACCGTCGAGTTCGTCGACATCGCCGGGATCGTGGCGGGTGCCTCCCAGGGCGAGGGCCTGGGCAACAAGTTCCTCTCCCACATCCGGGAGTCCTCGGCGATCTGCCAGGTCACCCGCGTCTTCCGCGACGAGGACGTCACCCACGTCGACGGCGAGGTCAATCCCGCCAACGACATCTCCACGATCCAGACCGAGCTGATCCTGGCCGACCTGCAGACCGTCGAGAAGGCCGTGCCCCGCCTGGAGAAGGAGGCCCGCGGCAACAAGGCGGTCGCCCCCCAGCTCGAGGCCGCCAAGGAGGCGCTCGCGCACCTCGAGGCCGGCACCCCCATCAGCTCCACGAAGATCGACCGCGCCCTGGTCCGCGACCTGTCGCTGCTGACCGCCAAGCCGTTCATCTTCGTCTTCAACTGCGACGCCGACGAGCTCGCCGACGAGGCCCTCAAGGCCAAGATGCAGGAGATCGTCGCGCCCGCCGAGGCGATCTTCCTCGACGCGAAGTTCGAGGCCGAGCTGGTCGAGCTCGACGACGACGAGGAGGCCCGCGAGATGCTGGCCGAGATGGGCGTCACCGAGCCCGGCCTCGAGACCCTCGCCCGCGTGGGCTTCGACACCCTCGGCCTGCAGACCTACCTGACCGCCGGGCCCAAGGAGACGCGCGCCTGGACGATCCGGAAGGGTGACACCGCCCCCGAGGCGGCCGGCGTCATCCACACCGACTTCCAGCGCGGCTTCATCAAGGCCGAGATCGTCTCCTTCGACGACCTGATGGCCGCCGGCACCATGCAGAAGGCCAAGGAGGCCGGCAAGGTGCGCATGGAGGGCAAGGACTACGTCATGGCCGACGGCGACGTCGTGGAGTTCCGCTTCAACGTCTGA